CTTCCAAAGAAACATTGGGTAGAACTCCATTCAGGAAGAAATAGCTTGTATGCATTTATGTAAACACAGTAATCCCTCCCCATATGGTTCACATTTTTCTCTGAATATTGCGAATTTAGAAATGTACAGCATTATATGTACTGTACCAGGTAAATTTACATCACAGGTTTCTGAGGGCAGATGagttttacaattttcatatattaattattcTTTAGAAGATAATTTATGGTCCTAAAAATTAACGAAGTAAACTAGAGTAATAACGCATATACTCGTGTAACACTTGAGATCTCGCATGTGCGAGCACCAAATTTTCAtccataaaagattttttttattacgtaTTTTGTGTATTATGCGAGTTCGTTTTTGAGACCAAATTACAATAAACTAACCTTTCTTCCACCTGTTTACCCCAGCTTCTAGTTCAATAAGTTTGAAAAGCATACAAGAATGATACATCTACAGTATAAACAAGTGAACAAAAATCAGTTTTGTTAATATGGAGAACAACCGATTCATATAACAAGAGCTGATTTGCTTTCATTTCAACTTTCATATGATAATAAACAATTACCATAGTTGTTACAAATGCAACCTAAAGaactgaaagaaaaagtaaataatttccCAAGCTTTGTAATCAACCATCGtaacagtacatatacatataccaaggcacttcccccaattttggggggtagccaacatcataCAAGTGAAAAAACTGGACTTtccctctctacattcctcccagcctgacaagggactcaaccaagttaggctggtactgctagggtgccacagcccaacctcccccgttaaccaccacagataaagcttcataacgctgaatcccctactgatgctacctccgcagtcatccaaggcaaccggaggaagcagcacggcctaccggaacagcgtcacaatcgctcgccattcattcctatttctagcacgctctcttgcctctctcacatctatcctcctatcgtaAAGGTAAACTAAAATTATCATGCATCAGCAGCAGGAATGAAAAGCCTCTAAACTTTTATATGCCATTAAAattgaaagtaaataaaataagagtATTTTTCCAAAAACTACCTACTTTCTTattgcaaaataaaaatgaaagttcaAGTAATAATTGTCTCTTTTAGCAAGAGAAAAAAAGTCCAGTTGATTTGAAAAGTGTAGATACTAGTTTTGAAAACATATTCACTGGAGTCTCGTGAGACTATGGTGGCACGCTGGGAGAGGCACTGGTCTGCCGGAGGATCATGAGAGCTATCATCCGAGATCTCCAGAGAGCTCAGGTCCGAAGAGCTAGAGCACAAAGGCAAAGAATCCCGCTACCGCTTCTGAGCTATCTTGGGAGTCCTCCCAAGCGAAGACAGCCTCTCACACTTGTGAAGGCATTGGCTGAAAATCTCCGAAGGGTCAGCAGGCTGAGAAGGGTGCCTTTCCTCGCACTGAGCAAATGATTTCCCTGAGGGGTAAACACACTTAGGGAGTGCTACCCCACTGATCCTCAGATGGGAGAGGATCTGGGAGACGACAAAGGTCCAGAGGCCATGAGACCGAGCAGGAGGGACTCCCTCCTCATGGTTCTAGAAGGGGAAGTGGCGAAGCCAACCCCGCCAAGAGCAGAAACACTCCTGCTGAGCCCCATGTACCAACACCTCTAGTAGCCTGTCCTTCGACAGGGGACCCGAAAGTCCCAAGGAAGGACACGACAGACGCAAAGTGTCTTGGGATGAGGACTTGCCAAGGGAGGAAGGTTTTACAACCTTACTAGGGGAGATGGGAAGAACTTCATACCCTCGGGTTAAACTGCCACTGCTCTTGCTCCATCATCAACCAGAGGAAGCCGAATGAGAAGAGACAGAGGGAAGGATACCAGGAGTGAGAGGAAGAAGTCGAGACTTTGACTTCTAGAAAGACACCAAAAacaaagaatcccttttagacaacttcttcctcctcctgctacCTACtgctgggaggatggccactcctgaCACTTGTCACATCAAGAAGCCTGAACACAGGAGTCCTCTGCATGTAGAGCAGTcggtgaggatcagtctccacatTTGACAAAAGCAGCCCGCCACACCCACACAAACCCGCATGTTGTGCATCATCAAGCACGCACACCCCTGCtcaatgaaatggaaaaaaagCCAGTCAATCGAGTCAGTTCCAGAAGCATGGAAGAGAATGTCTGCTCTCAACCACAGCTGAAATCAAAGTGGAGTTGTAGTGAGTTAGCGGAGGGATGTTTACCCGCTACCAACTGGTAACTACACTCCATGAATAGTTTTATAGCCGTGTTCCAGCTTGTGCTGTTATCTTctcctaaataaataaaataaagagattgtgttttcatgtaggaacaaaggcaaatttttgtaaaaatttaaagaaattactCACGGGCATGAGCCAGGGAGAGAGCCCATAATCGCAGATACGAGGCAGTGTGTGAAACAGATCCAAGAACGTATTCAATGGTATGTATTCCTTGGTGAATCATCATTTCACTCATGTCACTCTCTTCTGGTGGCCCAGGTGGAGCAGCTGCAACTTCACCACCTTCTTCAATGACACCTTCTCCACCATTAGCTTGCATTATCTGAATAACACCAAAAGCTATTTTAAATAAATCAAGCAAAACGTGGTAATTGTACTTTATATTTTTGGCCAGAGCACATAAAAATTTTATAGTACCACAATCATACTATGAGATAAAGAAAGGATTAATATAAGAAGCATCTATATATTGTATTGCAGTTCTGTTGTGTACTGTCCTCATACCATAAGCATATTTGAATACTTCcaatgataaaatttattttaacAGAGAAGCATAAAGCAACCCTGACACTTGAATGATTTTCATTTCCCCAATGCATCATCTCCATGATTAAATTCTTCATGTGGAGTTGGCGAAAGGTGCTTGGGTGCactgagaattttgaaatgttaaatattAGGCGCGCACAAGTTTTTGTGCCATTTTATCCTCCACCCTCACAATCACTAACTCAAAGTACTGCAAGGTATAGCGGAAACGAAAATCGTGCAAATGTCAGGGTGGTTAATAAAAAACACCAAGAGAAATAAAAATTACGAAGAAAATTACTAAAACCTTCAATTTCCGTCCATATCATAAGAAATGTTCCACacatgaaaatattcaattattataAAGTGGCTTAACCACAATATATTAGTTACATAAAATAAGTACATTTGGGTTTTACTAAGTACTGCATGCAGCAAAGAATTTGGGGCCATCCACAGTATGCTGATCAAGGTCAACTGTTAAAAAGTATAATGCTACAGGAACTAAAGCTAACCACAACTGATGGCAACAATTCATGCCTAAAATATGCCTGGCATATCACACTGTAGTGAGTGTCTGATGGTTTCTGGAACATTCCTTGCCTGGCCTGCATTACATTGTTGCCTTTTAATTTTCATCTGTAGGGCTTTTACCACTAGGCTTAAATTATTTAGGTATAAATCCTTTGGCCCGGTGCTATTAATTTTGAAAAGACCAGGTGGACTGGATAAATTACTAAAATATCTACTTTTTACAGTATGTAATatcaaatctttatctttttccaaACACTTCAGAGAAATTTTAcactattcttttcttttattatatgcTGTCTGCAGTTGATAGCATTTGATGTCCAATGAACTTAACAATACTCTAGCTCAACTTCCCTACAAGCAAATATTACACCAATACCTGGCATAAATCATAATTGACTACTTTTCAATTGTTAtatttaatcaaaaccaaataatagATCAAATGAATTTACTTACCAATTGCTTGCGCTTGTTATTACGATAAAAGAGATATGGTTTAGCACAGAGCATCCAGGGAACACAAATGACTCCAAGGACCACCAAGAATCGCTGGAACCCAAACTGCCCTCCGTACATGTAGGGTGAACATACGTCACCTTCAACTGGTGTTTCGTACCCCTTCATCAGCACCTGAATAAGTTAAATAATGTCCATGTTGGGTCATCAGATACTAGAAATTATAAAAGTTAATActattcatattttcaaatttatctctaacaAGGACTGTTGCAGTACAGTAGTACCTCAAACCTCTAcctacatttttatacataaataaaaatctccttcaaaagagcttcttaccatattgATAAAGGTAATCAGTATAGAAGGAGCACAGCTGGGGGAAACCTCAACAGTCCCATTTGCACCATACCATGTCCACTTGTGGAAAACCAAAAGGACCAGGTAACCAAACAGAGAGCAAAGGAATATAACCTGGGGTATAAATTCACAGtatattcttgaatgtttgttgaaaaacctgaaatggaaataaattttctttaattggTGCTAAGCAATAATGATGTACAGTACTTTATCTTAATAAACAGATTAGTGAGTTTGCTTTCCTTACATGTATGTTGGCAGTTGTTAATACACTGATGCAACACAATAAATTAAGCAGCCATCAGGACAATAAATATAATGATGTAGCATCTTTATTGATAAGTTAAATTAAAATATTCAACACAAAATCAAGGGCATACTCTTGaacgagtttattattattattattaatattattacaggctaagctacaaccctagttggaaaatatattatgctataagtccaaaggttccaacagggagggaaaaataacccagttagtgaaagaaatatggatataaatgaactataaaagaggtaatgaacaatttatataaaaagttttaaaaacagtagcaacattaaaataaaaccaataaacaaactacaaaaattaaaaaagaaaaagaggaagaataataaatagaatattcgCAAATCTAAGATATGAGCGAGCAGAATTCTTTGACTTAATTATCACctggaaaaatataaaaactttatcattacttaAAATATATAAGTAGCCAGAACTGATAAAGCTAAGGAAAGCCATACTTACTTGTAATTCGACACACTAAGAATGACACCGAACATCATATGAATGATGCCAAAAACGATTGATATCTTCATCTTGTATGAATTGTAAAAGTTGATCTTGTTTGTCGAAATCTGCCACATTGGATCCAATCCGAATGGGTATGGAACTTGATCGTACATATTTGGATCACCTGGATCCAAGGTGAGCTCTTTGTTAGATGTAAGTGTACTCTCACTAAAAGAAAACCAAACATTACATTATTTCTCTTTGGCTGAacaggtatttttttctttttatattgtataACATAGAAGTattaattttctattcatttcaGCCATGCTCAGAGATTACCAACTAAATCAGTATAAAGTGCATCATCAAAAACTTGAGGACTAGAAAACAGCTTTATAATATAGTTGAATTTCCTTGTCGAAATCTACAGTACTTACTTATATCTTCCATGCCATGAGGAACCAAAGATATTGAGTGCTTTGGAGAAAACATCATTGTATATCAAGCCAGTGTACATAGAGAACATACCCATGAGAAGAATTATATATCGTCcaccaaagaaaatattccaaatcTGTAATTGTAAAAATGAACTATCAAAAtctgaaattattaaagaaaagtaGGTTCTCTGCACCATTGCTTCAACCAGCAGAGGATTTTCATCCATGCCTTTCAGTCTTTTTCCCATAGGGTGTTCAAattatctaaaagttttattccattttTCTACCTCCCATAACCACCTAAAGCAGTAAGATGCAGGTATATAAGGAACTCAGTGGTCTAGTGAAAGTATCAAGTTATAATAGCAATTCAAAAGTTCTCATTGTATTCAACCTtgaatatcaattatcattattaaaaattagTTTATAGAGATCACCACACTTCATACACTATCACAGGGCTAGTCCAAAGTATTTGTTCTTAAATGAGGTGAAAATTGAAGAAAGGTAAATTTAAAGAGAACAAAAGAAGCTTATGACAAATATTAAAAAGACATAAAAGTACTTATAAATAATGTTTAAATTCAAGgtgaattattgaaatattttttcctacACATTTatcttaaatattaaaaaaatttcttttatgatGTCACTAGCATGTTATTAAGAGGAAAAAATGTTGAAAGTTACATATTACATATTAAATTTCTACAATTATATGTAGGTTAACTAGTCTAACTTACGGCAACTAACTCTCATAAAGCTGGTCCAAAGGATTTCTCCCTGGTGTTAAAATTTGctttaaaattatgtttttaaacaatataattttctaCAGTACATTGAAAATGTTGAGTATTCTCATAAAATTTggttattaatttatttaaaaaaaagtgaGGTTCATTGTTAGTTGAAATTTGGACATCTACATAAAATATGTTTGTAAATACTTATATGAATACAGAGATTCGGTCCTACATATTATTCACCTAAAATCCAATGGTTAAATGAATATGACCAATTCAACGGCTAGAGAGAAtaactttatttcattttttatgctTTGAAGAATTCCCTAGTCCATTGATGAGTTTCATCAGTTGTAATTTACACAAAAGTCTTCACATTCATTGTTCTATAAAACATTCTATTAATGATGAAAAATTCTAGGGATTTTTAATCCATTCAATTAACATTTGATTGTCAAAAAAATTGTTTCAACAAAATCTGTTGAGAGGGTAACCCTTTTTTACCTCATTATCAGTCTTTTTAGCAGATAAAGGTTTCTCCCGCCAGACCATCCACGCACCAAAGAGGGCCATGATTATGCCATGCCCCAAATCTCCGAACATAACAGCAAACAAAAATGGGAAAGTAATGATAGTATAAGgagctgaaaagaaaaaaaaatatacataaatttttcattttatagtggCAGTATTAAAATTACAGTGCCAATTTTTCATAAAtgacaaatacagtactgtaatacaatacaatatcAGATACATTTAAAAAATCCTACTGTGGAAATAAATAGATTAACAATCCAACTTATTCTTAATAAAACTAAGACACCAGCCATTGacttgatataaaaatataatttttgtagtaATTAGGTATAATTAAAGGTGCAATTGGATTACAAAAAGTATTTCCAAAAACTGTTTAACCATCcaccatgaattattattattattatttttacttgctaagctaccaccctagttggaaaagcaggatgctataagcccgggggctccaacagggaaaatagcccagtgcggaaaggaaacaggaaaaataaaatattctaagaaaagtaacaacgttaaaataaatatttagtgcAGTAAATTACTTTCCTAGagataaaatacatgagaaaaactTTTACATAGATGAGGATATCTACAACTCAAAAACAACACAAAACTGACCTGGATTAACTTCACGGTAAGTGGCAACACCATAAGAATCAATCAACGCTTGAAAGGCTTTGGTAAACTTGTTGGTACGATGAAAAGTAGGCGGTGCTTCTACTGTGTTTAGTCGATTCAAAATTGCAGGCAGACTTCCACTTTTCTCCTATAAACATGggaattttatttgatatataaaagcaGATTCTATAAACTTAAATGAAATATGATTATCAACAGCTTATATCTGTGCCCTACCCATAATGATGACTTATTTAAAGTATCAAGCACAGTACTAAGTTTCTTATCAAGAAAGCAATTATCAAgtgtaaatatgattataattaaacAAAGATGGTCAAACCAATGCATAATTACTATAAATCAAATATCACCAAACTCTTCAAACATTTATTTCACACAGGTACTGACACGCCAGATACTACAAAACCCTATTTATAGTGAAAGAACTATCAAATATTTAATCTTATAGCTTATAAAACTCACTACTAAAACAAAAACATGATTATGCACCCTCACATTTCTTTCACAGGCAAAGCTAACAAAAGGGTGTTTGAACTGGGTCAGATTACAGTATAAAATTTAGGGCAGAGCCCAGGCACTGGAATTAGTGGGATGGGATAACTAAATTTATTATCACTTTTCACTAAAGCATAAGAACCAAAGTACTTCAGCAACACATCCTACAAAGAAAAATGAGACTAAGCAAGTTACTGTTTAACCTTAGGTGCTTACCGTGCCACGGCGCAGTGCCAGCTGTACATCCTCAAGATTTGCAACAGGGATCCAACATTCAGCAATTAGCCCATTTTGGATAACATCCAAGTTGAACATATTTAGAGTGTAATATATGCTCTTAATTTTCCACACTTTCATCATCCAAGCACGAATGTTGCGAGCTGCCGACACTAATACACGATGACGGTGATCCTGGGTTTGGCTCAACACCTAAAATACAAATAGAATGCTTTCAAAAATGCCTTTCTATAATCCAAAAGACAAGAATAACGCAAACAATTATTAGATCTAAGAATCCCAAAATGCACATGAAAATACTATGAACAGATGACTACAAATCACTCCTAAGGGAAAATTTCATTTGCTTACAGTATTGAGATCGTCCAAACGAGTTTTCACACCCATAGCCATTTCTCGCCTGTCAGCTGGTGCCTCAGGGCATGGGTACATAGTAGCACGAAATCCTTCACAGATCTTCTTAACACGCATCTTTAATTGATCTCCTTGGAAAAAGATGATGAACACAGACTTATATACTTGCTCACCCTGCAACAAACATAAAAGTATATgaggattaatcttttttttttttttacctgataaaCATGTAAAAATGTTTCAGACCACATATAAAACCTCAGATTTTTTTAAAAAGCTAATCAAATCTTGGTTACAAAAGACACTAAGTTGAACAACTGcacgaaaaaaaaatttcatataaaaaagcaaatatacagtatatttcttctTTGACTTGAACCcaagattaaaataaatgtttaataGCTAATATCTCCTAGTAATAAATATTATAACCATTAAAATTAATCAGTACTTCAACTATACATAACAGGTGTATCAAAGTGCTTCCAACTCCCATCAGTAGATAACAAAACTACACCTACACTACCATCAAGAATGGAATATTGTATTTAATTATTAGCTTCTTCTGATCAGTAAAAATAATGAACAACATCCCAGTAAGAAAAATTTTAAACTTACCGTTACTGGATCTTCGAGAGGATCTTCGATTATGGCCTGCCGCAAAAACACATTACCTCGGCACGCCCTCCACAACATACGCTCAAATGCTGGGATTCTTTCTCGCAAAATCACACCAGCAACGAAACTGAAACATCATATCAATGTGCACAATTAAGCAAcagcaatatatatttatttataattatatatctattctGTAATTAATTTTCTGAAAAATCTGAGAAAGAAATGTTTTAAGCTTTCTAGTAATTGTGTACAAGAAGCTGGAACTATAACATATTTAAAAAGTAAACCAGTTCTCAAAAAATGAAACAATACATTCATAACTTTTATATTTTGCAAAAACCAATTGTTAAAAcaatcaacagagaaaaataataaataaaagacttAAGATTAAAGTAATGGATGTAATTCTCAATGTAAAACACTTACAATATTCAAATCAACAATGGAAAAGTGTATCATATTCTTATAGGAACTGAGGACAAATATTTCACTCTAAGAACAGGATAAACAGCTGAAATCTTTGAGCAACAAGAGTATTACACTAAATACAGAGGCTATCTTACCTATATGCAGTAAATGGTTCAGAGGCAAGGCTCAACTATAGAATATTGTACACTTGTTAATAACTGTACAGGACTTTAAAATAATTTACAAGTGAGTTGGGTTAATCACATTTCAATTAACCAACATTACATTTTACATTAGTTAATCAATTATCCATaaaacagaagactaaaattatacaaaatttctaAACTGCAACGATCATTTGGATCTTCAATACTGTATGTTgagtatttttctcattgcagtacAAATAATTAAACTAAGAAAAACTACTATTAACAAATGCTTGTTACCACCAGATTCTTGTAGAGGGgtaaaaatatctaaattaattaCACTTAATCTGAGTTTGTTCTATCTGCCTCCTGATAAGAGATTTTggcaaaatttatcaaaaattaactCAAATTTGTTATACTGTACATGGCAACTGAAGTTTCAACAATTATGCAAAAATCAGTGTAATGTGGTGCATATATGTTCTGTTATGAATGTGATTTAGTTGGTTAAGTGTTTATTCTTAGTAATGGTTAAGTACAGAGAAAAAAGTCTCACATTATTAGGAGAGCGGAAAGAGAGAGGAGTGAAGCGTTGCTGTTCTCGAATCTATTGTACAGTACTTTAACGTTGCGCCTTGAAGTTTCAATTTTTTTCAAAGTTTCACCTGCATAATCTATGCTGTGAGATTTATATTGGATACATCTTTTAGTTAATACAGTATAGGAATTGGAGAACAACAGACAAACTGAAATAATGTCCGGCAGTGTGTATGGCATCCATCAATCTACAAGATTACCAAATATGGTTTACTTCCCCTTACTACTCTCAGACCTTGATTGTGCAGATGTATTGAATTTTGGAAATACAGTACATATTACTTTTACACTAGACAATTTCTTTACTAAGGAACTTATCTCAACCATTGTAAACAATGGAGACTTATGTCCTAATGCTTCATGGTCCACTATATATTTCTGGAATCCAGTTCAAACTGCTGAACTACAATGATAATTCTCTAAATAAaggcagtacatacatacatacatataccatggcacctcccccaattttggggggtagccgacatcaacaaagaaacaaaaacaaaaaggggacctctactctctacgttcctcccagcctaacaagggactcaaccgagttcagctggtactgctagggtgtcacagcccaccctcccacattatccaccacagatgaagcttcataatgctgaatcccctactgctgctacctccgcggtcatctaaggcatcggaggcagcagcagggcctaccggaactgcgtcacaatcgctcgccattcattcctatttctagcacgctctcttgcctcgctcacatctatcctcctatcacccagagcttccttcactccatccatccacccaaaccttggccttcctctagtacttctcccatcaactcttgcattcatcaccttctttagcagacatccattttccattctctcaacatggccaaaccacctcaacacattcatatccactctagctgctaactcatttctgacacccgttctcactctcaccacttcgttcctaaccctatctactcgagatacaccagccatactccttagacacttcatctcaaacacattcaatttctgtctctccatcactttcattccccacaactccgatccatacatcacagttggtacaatcactttctcatatagaactctctttacattcatgcccaaccctctattttttactactcccttaactgcccccaacactttgcaaccttcattcactctctgacgtacatctgcttccactccaccatttgcgcaacaacagaccccaagtacttaaactgatccacctcctcaagtaactctccattcaacatgacattcaaccttgcaccaccttcccttctcgtacatctcataaccttactcttacccacattaactctcaacttccttctctcacactctcttccaaattctgtcactaatcgtccaagcttctcttctgtgtctgcaactagtacagtatcatccgcaaccaacaactgatttacctcccattcgtggtcattctcgtctaccagttttaatcctcgtccaagcactcgagcattcacctctctcaccactccatcaaaatacaagttaaacaaccacggcgacatcacacatccgtctcagccccactctcaccggaaaccaatcactcacttcatttcctatcctaacacatgctttactacctttgtagaaacttttcactgcttgcaacaaccttccaccaactccatataacctcatcacattccacattgcttccctatcaactctatcatacgctttctccagatccataaacgcaacatacacctccttaccttttgctaaatatttctctcatatctgcctaactgtaaaaatctgattcatacaacccctacctcttctaaaggcAGTACATACACAAAATCAGATTCAATCAGGGTTTAGCTGCTTACACGAGTATCCTGTGTATAAGCCAAATTTCCCATAAACAAGCCAAACTAATGGTAAGTAACTAGTAGATTAACATCTGTTTATGGATTCTTCCATGAGGTAACCCAAGGATCAATAGCTcaataataaaggtaaaattttGTACTGTTTCAGTTTAGAGTAAAAGTTATTGTTACTCAGTTTGGTAAAGGTAAAGTATATTCTCTTACACAGTAAAGTAGTTTGCAACTAGCCTATTCTGCCAATTTCTACTTAAACAGGCTTTGCCAAAAGGAATTTATGTTCCAAGGCATATGTAGTGTACTTCCATTTTCAGAGTTAAAGATCATTTGGTTTGAAAAGAGGAAGCCGagtctgttgttctcttgaattaaAATCTATACTAACTTGATATCTAAATGGCTTCTTCTAAAGAAACTCTGTGTATCAGTGTTTATCCCCACAAAAAACCATgaaaaattttcctattttctttccttcaaAACATACAAGGCCTCAGTAATGAAACAATCTAACAGCAAATGGTAAGCAGCATGCTGTCAGTTTTCCCTTCCTCAGTTTCTGATTTTCAGTAGTTTTAGGAGGAATACCCCTTCAAGATTTCACACATGTTTATTGCATTTCAAGTTAGCTTACCTACTCGATTGGTTAGCATTTCTGCACAGGGATAGCTATTCTAAATAACTGTTGTGAGAAGTAAATACATCACAGTTTCTCTCTGGAAAATATGTTTCAAGATAATCCTTATGAAACTGGAGAGTACAGTATACACTGCATAGTGGTAAACCTTCTATGCTGTAAACACAACAACGGCAGTTCAATTCTCACAACGGCCGAGGTATGGGGAATTAAAGAGAATATTGACAGGCTTATCGCTTCTAGTGATAAAATACCaattgaaggacaaaccctggttaaTTGATGGATGTAGATgcacttatttggagaaacagaaggcttatcatctttggaaaggtaacagatcagatttgacctagaataactatagtGTACTGCACTCCGTTAATAGCTGTTGCACAGAGTTTATActataactgaaaaggaatacaatttgaccaaaaaagaaagaaaccttttCTGATACAACCCAAGAACCTTATtggtgggctacctttaaatctgcactctttggtgtagacttaacaggtCCTCTTCCTCATTTACTTGAAACTAGATGACTCTGTCACCCACTGTCCAATGGaaatggcaacccttttggcagatttATTTGACAGTGAGCAGAGTGAGAAACCCAATC
This DNA window, taken from Palaemon carinicauda isolate YSFRI2023 chromosome 10, ASM3689809v2, whole genome shotgun sequence, encodes the following:
- the Vha100-1 gene encoding V-type proton ATPase 116 kDa subunit a 1 isoform X2, whose translation is MGSLFRSEEMALCQLFLQSESAYTCVSELGELGLVQFRDLNPDVNAFQRKFVNEVRRCDEMERKLRYLEREIRKDGIPVLDTGENPEAPMPREMIDLEATFEKLENELKEVNSNAEALKRNYLELTELKHILKKTQAFFDEREGSLEAGGQTSLTQNLLPEDSRGPIQLGFVAGVILRERIPAFERMLWRACRGNVFLRQAIIEDPLEDPVTGEQVYKSVFIIFFQGDQLKMRVKKICEGFRATMYPCPEAPADRREMAMGVKTRLDDLNTVLSQTQDHRHRVLVSAARNIRAWMMKVWKIKSIYYTLNMFNLDVIQNGLIAECWIPVANLEDVQLALRRGTEKSGSLPAILNRLNTVEAPPTFHRTNKFTKAFQALIDSYGVATYREVNPAPYTIITFPFLFAVMFGDLGHGIIMALFGAWMVWREKPLSAKKTDNEIWNIFFGGRYIILLMGMFSMYTGLIYNDVFSKALNIFGSSWHGRYNESTLTSNKELTLDPGDPNMYDQVPYPFGLDPMWQISTNKINFYNSYKMKISIVFGIIHMMFGVILSVSNYKFFNKHSRIYCEFIPQVIFLCSLFGYLVLLVFHKWTWYGANGTVEVSPSCAPSILITFINMVLMKGYETPVEGDVCSPYMYGGQFGFQRFLVVLGVICVPWMLCAKPYLFYRNNKRKQLIMQANGGEGVIEEGGEVAAAPPGPPEESDMSEMMIHQGIHTIEYVLGSVSHTASYLRLWALSLAHAQLSEVLWSMVLSIGLRSGGEGGGGGIVMYFIFAAWASLTLAILVLMEGLSAFLHTLRLHWVEFQSKFYGGTGYPFVPFAFETILDQAENAIVET
- the Vha100-1 gene encoding V-type proton ATPase 116 kDa subunit a 1 isoform X1 is translated as MGSLFRSEEMALCQLFLQSESAYTCVSELGELGLVQFRDLNPDVNAFQRKFVNEVRRCDEMERKLRYLEREIRKDGIPVLDTGENPEAPMPREMIDLEATFEKLENELKEVNSNAEALKRNYLELTELKHILKKTQAFFDEAMYPPNLPYDQDVYFDDDERVNLLTDTTLHHLKHIGFVAGVILRERIPAFERMLWRACRGNVFLRQAIIEDPLEDPVTGEQVYKSVFIIFFQGDQLKMRVKKICEGFRATMYPCPEAPADRREMAMGVKTRLDDLNTVLSQTQDHRHRVLVSAARNIRAWMMKVWKIKSIYYTLNMFNLDVIQNGLIAECWIPVANLEDVQLALRRGTEKSGSLPAILNRLNTVEAPPTFHRTNKFTKAFQALIDSYGVATYREVNPAPYTIITFPFLFAVMFGDLGHGIIMALFGAWMVWREKPLSAKKTDNEIWNIFFGGRYIILLMGMFSMYTGLIYNDVFSKALNIFGSSWHGRYNESTLTSNKELTLDPGDPNMYDQVPYPFGLDPMWQISTNKINFYNSYKMKISIVFGIIHMMFGVILSVSNYKFFNKHSRIYCEFIPQVIFLCSLFGYLVLLVFHKWTWYGANGTVEVSPSCAPSILITFINMVLMKGYETPVEGDVCSPYMYGGQFGFQRFLVVLGVICVPWMLCAKPYLFYRNNKRKQLIMQANGGEGVIEEGGEVAAAPPGPPEESDMSEMMIHQGIHTIEYVLGSVSHTASYLRLWALSLAHAQLSEVLWSMVLSIGLRSGGEGGGGGIVMYFIFAAWASLTLAILVLMEGLSAFLHTLRLHWVEFQSKFYGGTGYPFVPFAFETILDQAENAIVET